Proteins from a genomic interval of Clostridium sp. M62/1:
- the ilvA gene encoding threonine ammonia-lyase — protein sequence MCEKEKNEKKLTLEKFEEATEAVSRVITETKLVYSEHFSNMTGNKVYFKPENMQYTGAYKVRGAYYKISTLSEEEKKKGLITASAGNHAQGVAYAAKLAGIKATIVMPTSTPLMKVNRTRSYGAEVVLEGDVFDEALAHAYKLADEHGYTFVHPFNDLDVATGQGTIAMEIIKELPTVDYILVPIGGGGLCTGVSTLAKLLNPKIKIIGVEPAGANCMQESLKAGKVVSLPSVNTIADGTAVQTPGDLLFPYIQENVDKIITIEDSELIVAFLDMVENHKMIVENSGLLTVAALRHLDVRKKKIVSILSGGNMDVITMASIVQHGLIQRDRVFTVSVLLPDKPGELAKVASLLAEQQGNVIKLEHNQFVSINRNAAVELRITLEAFGTEHKNSIVAALNDAGYRPKLVKSKSIYEM from the coding sequence ATGTGCGAGAAGGAAAAAAACGAGAAGAAGCTGACACTGGAGAAATTTGAGGAAGCGACTGAGGCAGTCAGCAGGGTCATAACCGAGACAAAGCTGGTCTACAGCGAGCATTTCTCCAACATGACGGGAAATAAAGTGTACTTTAAGCCGGAAAATATGCAGTACACAGGCGCCTACAAGGTCAGAGGAGCCTACTACAAGATCAGCACCCTGAGCGAGGAGGAGAAGAAAAAAGGCCTGATCACGGCGTCAGCCGGAAACCACGCCCAGGGCGTGGCCTATGCGGCGAAGCTGGCAGGGATCAAGGCCACCATTGTGATGCCCACCTCCACCCCTCTGATGAAGGTAAACCGCACCAGAAGCTACGGGGCAGAGGTGGTTCTGGAAGGCGACGTGTTTGATGAGGCCCTGGCCCACGCCTACAAGCTGGCGGATGAGCACGGCTATACTTTCGTCCATCCGTTCAATGATCTGGACGTAGCCACAGGACAGGGAACGATCGCCATGGAGATTATCAAAGAGCTTCCCACCGTTGACTATATTCTGGTTCCCATCGGCGGAGGCGGGCTGTGCACAGGCGTTTCCACCCTGGCCAAGCTCCTGAATCCGAAAATCAAGATCATCGGCGTGGAACCTGCAGGAGCCAACTGTATGCAGGAATCCCTGAAGGCTGGAAAGGTGGTCTCCCTTCCAAGCGTTAATACAATCGCAGACGGAACAGCTGTCCAGACTCCGGGAGATCTTCTGTTCCCCTATATCCAGGAAAACGTGGATAAAATTATCACCATCGAGGATTCAGAGCTGATTGTGGCTTTCCTGGATATGGTGGAGAACCACAAAATGATCGTGGAGAATTCCGGCCTTCTGACCGTGGCGGCTCTCCGGCATCTGGATGTCAGGAAGAAAAAGATTGTCTCGATTCTGAGCGGAGGCAATATGGACGTGATCACCATGGCCTCCATTGTCCAGCACGGCCTGATTCAGAGGGATCGGGTATTTACTGTTTCCGTGCTGCTGCCGGATAAGCCCGGCGAGCTGGCCAAGGTGGCTTCTCTTCTGGCTGAGCAGCAGGGCAATGTAATCAAGCTGGAGCACAATCAGTTTGTCAGCATCAACCGGAATGCGGCTGTGGAGCTTCGCATTACGCTGGAGGCCTTTGGCACGGAGCACAAAAACAGTATCGTAGCTGCATTAAATGACGCAGGCTACAGACCGAAATTAGTAAAGTCCAAAAGCATCTATGAAATGTAG
- a CDS encoding SOS response-associated peptidase yields the protein MTEAAEARKDGRHERRKDTAGGIKWDCERMRGGGMSMCGRYYLNGETVREIGELLALWNRRAGGKDCSNTGWETSGWEKERGLWKKRGRETLKAAAETGRKAHMEAGEEFCPGRTAPVLVWSGEEFAVEEKRWGFSGREKNRLLFNARAETAMEKPSFRGCMEARRCLALASCFYEWNQAGERFTFTGPAGESLLLAGCYQAGEERDEFVILTVGANQAMLPVHERMPLIIEKSCAWEWLKDGRKTAGFLEGPFPEIEKKTEYEQLSFSFLQ from the coding sequence ATGACAGAGGCTGCAGAAGCCAGGAAGGACGGCAGACATGAAAGAAGAAAAGATACTGCCGGAGGTATCAAGTGGGACTGCGAGAGAATGAGAGGAGGGGGAATGTCTATGTGCGGCCGCTATTATCTGAATGGAGAGACAGTCAGAGAAATAGGAGAACTGCTTGCTTTATGGAACCGCAGGGCAGGAGGAAAAGACTGCAGCAACACAGGCTGGGAGACTTCTGGCTGGGAAAAGGAGAGAGGTCTGTGGAAAAAGAGGGGCCGAGAGACTCTGAAAGCCGCAGCGGAAACAGGGAGAAAGGCCCACATGGAGGCAGGGGAGGAATTTTGCCCAGGCAGGACTGCTCCCGTTCTGGTCTGGAGTGGTGAGGAATTTGCGGTAGAGGAGAAACGATGGGGATTTTCCGGAAGGGAGAAGAACCGGCTTCTTTTTAATGCCAGGGCGGAGACGGCTATGGAAAAGCCCAGCTTTCGGGGATGTATGGAAGCGCGCCGCTGTCTGGCTTTGGCCTCCTGCTTTTATGAGTGGAATCAGGCAGGAGAGCGTTTTACCTTTACGGGACCGGCGGGAGAGAGCCTTCTTCTGGCCGGATGCTACCAGGCCGGTGAGGAGAGAGATGAGTTTGTCATCTTAACGGTCGGCGCCAATCAGGCCATGCTCCCTGTACACGAGCGCATGCCTCTCATCATAGAGAAGAGCTGCGCCTGGGAATGGCTGAAGGACGGCAGAAAGACTGCCGGGTTCCTGGAAGGGCCCTTCCCTGAAATCGAGAAAAAGACAGAGTATGAACAGCTCAGTTTTTCCTTTCTGCAGTGA
- a CDS encoding chloride channel protein — MYQLNKNTPMGKNLHYFVKWSAISVLIGLSTGLIGTAFGHCVLWAGNYFRTNRWSIYFLPVTGLLIVWIYHILKEDKNRGTNMVIESIYTNSDISLGMAPAVFLGTVLTHFSGGSAGREGAALQMGGSIGNQIGKLMKLDEKDKKIAVMCGMSGAFAALFGTPMAAAVFSMEVISIGVMYYAALVPCVFSAFIGAAVSSHLGLKAEAFPIGEIPEFGLKMALLIIVLGLLCALVSELFCIVLHRTARIYEKYFPTPNKRVIAGGFLVIVLTILVGNIDYNGSGIHLIEQCFEGEVRYEAFLWKILFTAVTLEAGFKGGEIVPTFCIGATFGCTFAMLTGQPHGLMAACGMLALFVGVTNCPISTLLIGFEMFGYEAMPYFVLSIAVSFTLSGYYGLYSSQKFAYSKIRTEYINRKTET, encoded by the coding sequence ATGTATCAGCTGAATAAAAACACACCTATGGGAAAAAATCTCCACTATTTTGTCAAGTGGAGCGCAATTTCCGTCCTCATCGGTCTGTCCACCGGGCTGATCGGGACGGCATTCGGCCACTGTGTTCTGTGGGCCGGGAACTATTTCAGAACAAACAGGTGGAGTATATACTTCCTTCCTGTGACGGGGCTTCTGATTGTCTGGATATACCATATTCTTAAGGAGGACAAAAACAGGGGAACCAACATGGTGATCGAGTCCATCTACACGAACTCGGATATCAGCCTGGGCATGGCCCCTGCAGTTTTTCTGGGAACGGTGCTGACTCACTTTTCCGGCGGCTCGGCGGGAAGAGAGGGAGCTGCCCTTCAGATGGGAGGGAGCATAGGAAACCAGATCGGAAAGCTGATGAAGCTGGATGAGAAGGATAAAAAAATTGCTGTTATGTGCGGGATGAGCGGGGCCTTCGCCGCCCTGTTCGGAACTCCCATGGCAGCAGCTGTGTTTTCCATGGAGGTTATCAGCATCGGAGTCATGTACTATGCGGCTCTGGTCCCCTGCGTATTTTCCGCTTTCATCGGCGCGGCTGTGTCCAGCCATCTGGGGCTTAAGGCGGAGGCCTTTCCCATCGGAGAGATCCCTGAGTTCGGTCTTAAGATGGCGCTCCTGATCATCGTTCTGGGGCTTCTCTGCGCCCTGGTGTCGGAGCTGTTCTGCATCGTGCTCCACCGCACAGCCAGGATCTATGAAAAGTATTTTCCGACGCCGAACAAGCGGGTGATTGCAGGGGGCTTTCTCGTCATTGTCCTGACGATTCTGGTCGGGAATATTGACTATAACGGGAGCGGAATCCATCTGATTGAGCAGTGCTTCGAGGGGGAGGTGCGCTATGAGGCCTTCCTCTGGAAAATTCTGTTTACGGCGGTGACCCTGGAGGCAGGATTCAAGGGAGGCGAGATTGTGCCCACCTTCTGTATCGGAGCCACCTTCGGCTGCACATTTGCCATGCTGACCGGCCAGCCCCACGGACTGATGGCCGCCTGCGGCATGCTGGCCCTGTTTGTGGGCGTTACCAACTGCCCGATTTCCACGCTGCTTATCGGCTTTGAGATGTTTGGCTATGAGGCGATGCCCTACTTTGTCCTGTCCATCGCGGTGAGCTTCACGCTTTCCGGATATTACGGCCTCTATTCCAGCCAGAAGTTTGCCTACTCGAAAATCAGGACCGAGTATATCAACAGAAAGACCGAGACGTAA
- the ftsY gene encoding signal recognition particle-docking protein FtsY: MSEGRKGFFGRLVEGLTKTRNSIVAGIDTIFSGFSAIDDDFYEEIEETLIMGDLGIQTTMAIMEDLRAKVKEHHIKEPSDCKELLIESIRSQMDLGENAYEFENRKSVVLVIGVNGVGKTTSVGKLAGQLKGQGKKVILAAADTFRAAAIEQLTEWANRAGVDLIAQQEGSDPAAVIYDAIAAAKSRHADVLICDTAGRLHNKKNLMEELKKINRIIDKEFPEAYRETLVVLDGTTGQNALSQAKQFMEVADITGIILTKLDGTAKGGIAVAIQSELGIPVKYVGIGEKIDDLQKFNANDFVNALFNKTSQ; encoded by the coding sequence ATGAGTGAGGGAAGAAAAGGCTTTTTCGGCCGCCTTGTGGAGGGACTGACCAAGACGAGAAATTCTATTGTGGCGGGAATCGATACGATTTTCAGCGGATTTTCCGCCATCGACGATGACTTTTACGAGGAGATCGAGGAAACGCTGATTATGGGAGATCTGGGAATCCAGACAACCATGGCGATTATGGAGGATCTGAGAGCAAAGGTAAAGGAGCACCATATCAAGGAGCCGTCAGACTGCAAGGAGCTTTTGATTGAAAGCATCCGTTCCCAGATGGATCTGGGGGAAAACGCCTATGAGTTTGAGAACAGAAAGTCGGTTGTGCTGGTCATCGGCGTCAACGGAGTGGGAAAGACTACCTCTGTGGGAAAGCTGGCCGGCCAGCTGAAAGGCCAGGGAAAGAAGGTGATTCTGGCTGCCGCAGATACCTTCCGCGCAGCGGCTATTGAGCAGCTCACAGAGTGGGCCAACCGGGCGGGAGTAGATTTGATTGCCCAGCAGGAGGGCTCCGATCCGGCGGCTGTCATCTACGACGCTATCGCCGCCGCCAAGTCAAGGCACGCGGACGTGCTGATCTGTGACACGGCCGGCCGCCTTCACAACAAGAAAAATCTCATGGAGGAGCTGAAGAAGATTAACCGCATCATTGACAAGGAGTTTCCGGAGGCTTACCGGGAAACGCTGGTAGTCTTAGACGGAACCACGGGTCAGAACGCTCTGTCACAGGCAAAGCAGTTTATGGAGGTGGCTGACATTACGGGAATTATCCTGACGAAGTTAGACGGAACAGCGAAGGGCGGAATTGCCGTGGCGATCCAGTCAGAGCTTGGGATTCCGGTAAAATACGTGGGAATCGGAGAAAAGATCGACGATCTCCAGAAATTCAATGCCAATGATTTCGTAAACGCTCTGTTCAATAAGACAAGTCAGTAG
- a CDS encoding amidohydrolase, with the protein MEDAEMKDAEIKKSEMKNTSENREDMYQKIAKMAESEREELTKIRRDFHRYPETGWLEMRTSAKIAEYLKSLGLEVLTGKSVCREGARMAVPDGETLREHFEKVKSQGAPEEFLTEEMGQGYTGVVGILRCGEGPVTALRFDIDALPMTEASDEEHRPYREGFSSVNHGMMHACGHDCHGAIGLGTAKLLSEMKDSLHGTVKFLFQPGEEGTKGAYAMVENGHLDGVDYFAGTHVAPDDREDDGDITPGTYGSLATCKYQVLFHGQSAHAGGFPEEGKNAVLAAAHATVGLSGIARHSQGISRVNVGVIKGGSNSNVIADEAMLIMEVRGETTQINDYMDKRAREICQAAAAMEECTCEMELLGHAPSQVSSPELIERISNMVKEHLPQYRVSSNPNARNWGSEDIGFMMNRVQEQGGQAVYMRTMTKMASPQHTVRFDVDEEVLVKGVAAFSAIVYDLMK; encoded by the coding sequence ATGGAAGATGCAGAGATGAAAGATGCGGAGATAAAAAAATCAGAGATGAAAAATACCTCTGAGAACAGGGAGGATATGTATCAGAAGATTGCGAAAATGGCAGAAAGTGAGAGAGAGGAGCTGACGAAGATTCGCCGTGATTTTCACCGGTATCCGGAAACAGGGTGGCTGGAAATGCGCACCTCCGCCAAAATTGCAGAGTATCTGAAGAGCCTGGGGCTGGAGGTGCTGACGGGAAAAAGCGTCTGCCGGGAGGGAGCCAGAATGGCTGTGCCGGACGGTGAAACGCTCAGAGAACACTTCGAGAAGGTAAAGAGCCAGGGAGCGCCGGAGGAATTTCTGACAGAGGAAATGGGGCAGGGCTACACGGGAGTCGTGGGGATTCTGCGCTGCGGCGAGGGGCCTGTGACAGCCCTGCGGTTTGACATTGACGCTCTGCCCATGACGGAGGCCTCCGACGAGGAGCACCGCCCGTACAGGGAAGGCTTTTCTTCTGTCAACCATGGGATGATGCATGCCTGCGGCCATGACTGTCATGGGGCCATCGGTCTGGGAACGGCGAAGCTGCTGTCAGAGATGAAAGACAGCCTTCACGGCACTGTCAAATTTTTGTTCCAGCCTGGGGAGGAGGGGACAAAGGGCGCCTACGCCATGGTGGAGAACGGGCATCTCGACGGAGTGGACTATTTTGCCGGAACCCATGTGGCGCCGGATGACAGGGAGGATGACGGGGATATTACGCCGGGAACCTACGGCTCTCTGGCCACCTGCAAGTATCAGGTTTTATTTCACGGACAGTCAGCCCATGCCGGGGGATTTCCGGAGGAGGGGAAAAATGCCGTTCTGGCTGCCGCCCATGCAACTGTGGGACTCTCAGGAATCGCCCGCCACAGCCAGGGAATCAGCCGTGTCAATGTGGGGGTCATAAAGGGCGGCAGCAACAGCAATGTGATAGCCGACGAGGCCATGCTGATTATGGAGGTGCGCGGTGAGACGACGCAGATTAACGACTATATGGACAAACGGGCAAGGGAGATCTGCCAGGCGGCCGCCGCTATGGAGGAATGTACCTGTGAGATGGAGCTTTTAGGCCATGCTCCGTCCCAGGTCAGCAGCCCGGAGTTAATTGAGCGGATTTCGAACATGGTAAAGGAACACCTTCCCCAGTACCGTGTCAGCAGCAACCCCAACGCGAGAAACTGGGGCAGCGAGGACATTGGATTTATGATGAACCGTGTCCAGGAGCAGGGAGGACAGGCCGTGTATATGAGAACCATGACGAAAATGGCCTCCCCGCAGCACACGGTCCGCTTTGATGTGGATGAGGAGGTGCTGGTAAAAGGAGTGGCTGCCTTTTCAGCGATTGTCTATGATTTGATGAAGTAG
- a CDS encoding sugar O-acetyltransferase produces the protein MTEYEKMLKGVLYDPSDDYLSRLRRAARKAANRYNRTDEDEGATRREILEELLGHLGADTCVEPSIRFDYGCNTYIGDNCYFNFDSIFLDCAPIHIGNQVFAGPGLALLTPVHPMLAGERNVRTDPEGRKYNLEYCRPITIGDNVWLGGRVTVNPGVTIGHDTVIGSGSVVTRDIPSGVFAAGNPCRVIRPLSKDDRMPPEMYV, from the coding sequence ATGACAGAATATGAAAAAATGCTAAAGGGTGTTCTGTATGATCCGTCAGATGACTATCTGAGCCGTCTGAGAAGGGCTGCAAGGAAGGCCGCCAACCGCTATAACAGGACGGACGAGGACGAGGGCGCCACCCGCCGGGAGATTTTGGAGGAGCTTTTAGGCCATCTGGGCGCAGACACCTGTGTGGAGCCGAGTATCCGCTTTGACTATGGATGCAATACCTATATCGGCGATAACTGTTACTTTAATTTTGACAGCATTTTCCTTGACTGCGCGCCGATTCACATAGGAAATCAGGTGTTTGCCGGGCCGGGGCTGGCGCTTCTCACGCCGGTGCACCCGATGCTTGCCGGGGAGCGGAATGTGAGGACTGACCCGGAGGGGAGAAAATACAATCTGGAATACTGCCGTCCAATCACGATCGGGGACAATGTATGGCTGGGAGGAAGGGTGACCGTAAATCCCGGCGTCACGATTGGGCATGACACGGTGATCGGTTCCGGAAGCGTGGTGACCAGGGATATCCCTTCCGGCGTGTTTGCGGCGGGAAATCCCTGCCGGGTGATCCGGCCTCTCTCAAAAGACGACCGGATGCCCCCGGAAATGTACGTGTAA
- a CDS encoding carbohydrate kinase family protein translates to MNRNTDDLRENRLNRKKILVIGSTCVDIIIQIDHLPRTEEDIHPTGQSLSLGGCAYNVANMIRLFNAPLTFISPVGTGFYGEYVEKELKKRGFEVFVHVPDRENGCCYCLVEKGGERTFMSCHGAEYTFDKKWMEPFENTDFDMVYVCGLEIEEPTGLSLIEYLEQHPKRELFYAPGPRGIQISREKTERIFALHPILHINESEAFALSGCSSVTDAARALSERTKNTVVITLGEQGTYCLERNGLSYLEPSKPARVADTIGAGDSHIGTLMACLSLGQDMREAIRTANRIAAAVVEVQGASLSEEEFLAALGQQKR, encoded by the coding sequence ATGAACAGAAATACAGATGATTTAAGAGAAAACCGCTTAAACAGGAAAAAAATTCTCGTGATCGGCTCCACCTGTGTAGACATTATCATCCAGATCGATCACCTTCCCAGAACGGAGGAGGACATCCATCCCACCGGCCAGTCCCTGTCCCTGGGCGGCTGCGCCTACAATGTGGCCAACATGATCCGGCTTTTCAACGCTCCCCTCACCTTCATCTCCCCGGTGGGCACCGGCTTCTACGGAGAATATGTGGAAAAGGAGCTGAAAAAGCGGGGCTTTGAGGTTTTCGTCCATGTGCCGGACCGGGAAAACGGCTGCTGCTACTGTCTGGTAGAAAAGGGCGGGGAGAGAACCTTTATGTCCTGCCATGGGGCAGAATATACCTTTGACAAGAAATGGATGGAGCCCTTTGAGAATACGGACTTTGACATGGTTTATGTCTGCGGGCTGGAAATTGAGGAGCCCACCGGGCTCAGCCTGATTGAATATCTGGAGCAGCATCCAAAGCGGGAGCTCTTCTATGCCCCGGGCCCCAGAGGAATCCAGATCAGCAGGGAAAAAACGGAGCGCATTTTCGCCCTCCATCCCATTCTCCATATCAATGAGTCGGAGGCCTTCGCTCTCTCCGGCTGCTCTTCGGTCACAGATGCAGCCCGCGCCCTCTCTGAGCGGACAAAGAACACGGTTGTCATCACCCTGGGCGAACAGGGTACCTACTGTCTCGAACGAAACGGCCTCTCCTATCTGGAGCCCTCAAAGCCGGCCCGGGTTGCGGACACCATAGGAGCCGGAGATTCCCACATCGGCACTCTGATGGCATGCCTGAGCCTGGGGCAGGATATGAGAGAGGCCATCCGCACCGCCAACCGGATCGCCGCAGCCGTCGTGGAAGTTCAGGGCGCCTCCCTGTCTGAGGAGGAGTTTCTGGCAGCTCTTGGGCAGCAGAAACGATAA
- a CDS encoding amidohydrolase yields MKKLIKNVTVLTMDEKNSVYRNGYVLTEGGRILEAGEWEDSSEKNLLQKGAEVIDGRGGILLPGLINTHCHVSMMPFRTLGDDCADRLRRFLFPLENDAMTRRLVRLAARYGICEMLLAGVTSFVDMYYFEDEVAEACEELGMRGWLGETVIGQKTCDSGEPYGGLAYGENFIRQWKDSELVHPLIAPHATYSNTPEMLVKSYELACRYDTLYTLHSSEMDFEMEQFKSQGKTPTEFLHELGVLSRRTLLAHCVYMTEHDMDLLAETGASVAHCIGSNTKGGRAVAPVPAMLKRKIPVGLGTDGASSGNTLDLFTLFKLFADFQKTAYHDRSLFPADGIVKIGTMGGALALGAGQELGSIEAGKKADLVIVETDSVNMFPCYNPYSALVYSANASNVDTVMVNGELLVRGKQLVKADLQKIRRELEQEMGPFMEAAKKYEDML; encoded by the coding sequence ATGAAGAAACTGATTAAAAATGTGACCGTGCTGACCATGGATGAGAAAAATAGCGTATACCGAAACGGCTATGTTCTGACAGAGGGAGGCCGGATCCTTGAAGCAGGGGAATGGGAAGACAGCTCTGAGAAAAATCTGCTTCAGAAGGGAGCAGAGGTGATTGACGGGCGGGGAGGAATCCTGCTTCCAGGACTTATCAACACCCACTGCCATGTGTCTATGATGCCCTTCAGAACCCTGGGAGATGACTGCGCAGACAGGCTCAGACGCTTCCTCTTCCCCCTGGAAAACGATGCCATGACAAGACGCCTGGTTCGCCTGGCGGCCCGGTACGGCATCTGTGAAATGCTTCTGGCAGGTGTCACCTCCTTCGTGGATATGTATTATTTCGAGGATGAGGTGGCAGAAGCCTGCGAGGAGCTGGGCATGAGAGGGTGGCTTGGAGAGACAGTCATCGGCCAGAAAACCTGCGACAGCGGCGAGCCCTACGGAGGGCTGGCCTACGGGGAGAATTTTATCCGCCAGTGGAAGGACAGTGAACTGGTTCATCCCCTTATCGCCCCCCACGCCACCTACAGCAATACCCCTGAAATGCTGGTGAAGTCCTATGAGCTGGCGTGCAGATATGACACCCTCTATACGCTTCACTCCAGTGAGATGGATTTTGAAATGGAGCAGTTTAAGAGTCAGGGAAAAACGCCCACCGAATTTCTGCATGAGCTGGGAGTTTTAAGCCGCAGAACGCTGCTGGCCCACTGTGTCTATATGACAGAGCATGATATGGACCTGCTGGCAGAGACAGGGGCGTCTGTCGCCCACTGTATCGGTTCCAACACAAAGGGAGGACGGGCAGTAGCGCCAGTCCCTGCCATGCTTAAGAGAAAGATCCCTGTGGGGCTTGGCACAGACGGCGCCTCCTCGGGAAATACCCTGGATCTTTTTACCCTGTTTAAACTCTTTGCCGATTTCCAGAAAACGGCTTACCATGACAGGAGCCTGTTCCCGGCCGACGGCATTGTGAAAATCGGAACCATGGGAGGGGCTCTGGCCCTGGGAGCCGGACAGGAGCTGGGCTCCATCGAGGCGGGAAAAAAGGCAGATCTGGTGATAGTGGAAACGGATTCCGTCAATATGTTTCCCTGCTATAATCCCTATTCGGCTCTGGTTTACTCTGCCAATGCATCGAATGTGGACACTGTGATGGTAAACGGGGAGCTTCTGGTGAGAGGAAAGCAGCTGGTGAAGGCGGATCTTCAGAAAATCCGCAGAGAGCTGGAACAGGAGATGGGACCATTTATGGAAGCAGCTAAGAAGTATGAAGATATGCTCTAG